One window from the genome of Magnolia sinica isolate HGM2019 chromosome 4, MsV1, whole genome shotgun sequence encodes:
- the LOC131242843 gene encoding uncharacterized protein LOC131242843 isoform X4: MPRKVYHGVDYDEEYDDYYDDYDYDYDVEVDEGETSQGDKAVAKSGLWRCSICTYDNDESLSSCDICGVFRDSSVNISNNGAEKKAPFKFDNLSPDDMVSAGKSSSMKASKANTLQLPPSKVSSSTSEMKILPNDKMRGSSSALSTKARQPNQDESTGSAVNEDKPQALMSNLRNLNLDRNTGSSKSSTNTRRPTSHAQYKPEKWMLPIQEEKTLTQLSLAIVGHVDSGKSTLSGRLLHLMGRISQKEMHKFEKESKQKGKGSFAYAWALDASGEERERGITMTVAVAYFDSKKYHVVVLDSPGHKDFVPNMISGATQADAAILVIDASIGSFEAGMEGNGGGQTKEHAQLIRSFGVEQIIVAVNKMDVVEYSKERFDNIKLQLGTFLRLCGFKESLMMWIPLSAMENQNLVAAASDARLSSWYEGPHLLDAIDSLQPPLRDVSKPLRMPICDVIKSHSLGQVAVNGKLEMGALKNGSKVLVLPSGDSATVRSIERDSGTCSIARAGDNISVSLQGIDGNCLMTGGVLCHPDFPVAIATCLELKILILDISMPILVGSQVEFHVHHAKEAAKVVRILSLLDPKTGKVSKKAPRCLLARQSAVIEVALDRAVCVEEFSNCKALGRVFLRSSGKTVAVGIINRVIEQN; encoded by the exons ATGCCTCGCAAAGTATATCatggagttgattatgatgaagAATATGATGATTACTATGATGATTATGACTATGATTATGATGTAGAAGTAGATG AAGGGGAAACATCTCAGGGAGACAAGGCAGTTGCGAAGTCTGGGCTTTGGCGCTGCTCCATTTGTACATATGATAACGATGAAAGTTTGTCTTCATGTGATATATGTGGAGTTTTTCGGGATTCTTCCGTCAACATTTCCAATAATGGTGCTGAGAAAAAAG CCCCTTTCAAGTTTGATAACCTCTCTCCAGATGATATGGTTTCAGCTGGGAAGAGTTCCTCTATGAAGGCTTCAAAAG CCAACACTTTGCAGTTGCCACCTTCAAAAGTGTCTTCAAGCACCAGTGAGATGAAAATTCTCCCAAACGATAAAATGAGAGGGAGTTCGTCGGCCTTGTCGACTAAAGCTCGTCAACCTAATCAAGATGAGAGCACCGGTTCTGCTGTCAATGAGGACAAGCCACAGGCCCTGATGAGCAATTTACGCAATTTGAATTTGGATAGAAACACTGGATCTTCGAAAAGTTCTACAAATACTAGAAGACCGACGTCACATGCCCAGTATAAGCCAGAAAAATGGATGCTTCCCATTCAGGAAGAAAAAACCCTGACTCAACTAAGTCTTGCAATC GTTGGCCATGTTGATTCTGGAAAATCAACACTATCGGGGAGACTGCTACACCTTATGGGCCGGATTTCTCAGAAGGAAATGCATAAATTTGAGAAAGAGTCCAAACAAAAG GGGAAAGGATCATTTGCATATGCATGGGCACTAGATGCGAGTGGTGAAGAAAGGGAAAGAGGTATAACCATGACAGTGGCTGTCGCATATTTCGACTCAAAGAAATACCATGTTGTTGTGCTCGACTCTCCAGGACATAAAGATTTTGTTCCGAATATGATATCGGGTGCTACACAAGCAGATGCTGCTATTCTTGTTATAGATGCCTCTATTGGTTCATTTGAAGCCGGTATGGAAGGAAATGGAGGAGGGCAAACAAAGGAGCATGCACAACTTATTAGAAGTTTTGGCGTTGAACAGATCATTGTTGCTGTTAATAAAATGGATGTTGTGGAGTACTCCAAGGAAAGGTTTGATAACATAAAATTGCAACTCGGCACATTTCTCCGTTTGTGTGGGTTCAAGGAATCGTTGATGATGTGGATCCCTTTGAGTGCCATGGAAAATCAGAATTTGGTGGCTGCTGCATCTGATGCCCGTTTATCATCTTG GTATGAAGGACCACATTTGTTGGATGCCATCGATTCGTTGCAACCTCCTTTGAGGGATGTCTCAAAGCCACTTCGTATGCCCATATGTGATGTCATCAAGTCACATTCGTTGGGCCAGGTAGCAGTTAACGGTAAACTGGAGATGGGAGCTCTAAAAAATGGTTCTAAG GTTCTAGTATTGCCTTCAGGAGATTCAGCCACAGTGCGGTCCATTGAACGGGATTCTGGCACGTGCAGCATTGCAAGAGCAGGAGACAATATATCAGTCAGTTTGCAAGGCATTGATGGAAATTGCCTGATGACAGGTGGAGTGCTCTGTCACCCAGATTTCCCTGTGGCGATTGCGACATGTTTGGAGCTGAAGATCCTTATCTTGGATATTTCAATGCCAATCCTAGTTGGGTCTCAG GTGGAGTTTCACGTGCATCATGCAAAGGAGGCTGCGAAAGTGGTGAGGATATTGTCTCTGCTTGATCCAAAGACAGGCAAGGTCTCTAAAAAGGCACCGCGCTGTCTTCTAGCAAGACAGAGTGCAGTAATAGAG
- the LOC131242843 gene encoding uncharacterized protein LOC131242843 isoform X5 — translation MPRKVYHGVDYDEEYDDYYDDYDYDYDVEVDEGETSQGDKAVAKSGLWRCSICTYDNDESLSSCDICGVFRDSSVNISNNGAEKKANTLQLPPSKVSSSTSEMKILPNDKMRGSSSALSTKARQPNQDESTGSAVNEDKPQALMSNLRNLNLDRNTGSSKSSTNTRRPTSHAQYKPEKWMLPIQEEKTLTQLSLAIVGHVDSGKSTLSGRLLHLMGRISQKEMHKFEKESKQKGKGSFAYAWALDASGEERERGITMTVAVAYFDSKKYHVVVLDSPGHKDFVPNMISGATQADAAILVIDASIGSFEAGMEGNGGGQTKEHAQLIRSFGVEQIIVAVNKMDVVEYSKERFDNIKLQLGTFLRLCGFKESLMMWIPLSAMENQNLVAAASDARLSSWYEGPHLLDAIDSLQPPLRDVSKPLRMPICDVIKSHSLGQVAVNGKLEMGALKNGSKVLVLPSGDSATVRSIERDSGTCSIARAGDNISVSLQGIDGNCLMTGGVLCHPDFPVAIATCLELKILILDISMPILVGSQVEFHVHHAKEAAKVVRILSLLDPKTGKVSKKAPRCLLARQSAVIEVALDRAVCVEEFSNCKALGRVFLRSSGKTVAVGIINRVIEQN, via the exons ATGCCTCGCAAAGTATATCatggagttgattatgatgaagAATATGATGATTACTATGATGATTATGACTATGATTATGATGTAGAAGTAGATG AAGGGGAAACATCTCAGGGAGACAAGGCAGTTGCGAAGTCTGGGCTTTGGCGCTGCTCCATTTGTACATATGATAACGATGAAAGTTTGTCTTCATGTGATATATGTGGAGTTTTTCGGGATTCTTCCGTCAACATTTCCAATAATGGTGCTGAGAAAAAAG CCAACACTTTGCAGTTGCCACCTTCAAAAGTGTCTTCAAGCACCAGTGAGATGAAAATTCTCCCAAACGATAAAATGAGAGGGAGTTCGTCGGCCTTGTCGACTAAAGCTCGTCAACCTAATCAAGATGAGAGCACCGGTTCTGCTGTCAATGAGGACAAGCCACAGGCCCTGATGAGCAATTTACGCAATTTGAATTTGGATAGAAACACTGGATCTTCGAAAAGTTCTACAAATACTAGAAGACCGACGTCACATGCCCAGTATAAGCCAGAAAAATGGATGCTTCCCATTCAGGAAGAAAAAACCCTGACTCAACTAAGTCTTGCAATC GTTGGCCATGTTGATTCTGGAAAATCAACACTATCGGGGAGACTGCTACACCTTATGGGCCGGATTTCTCAGAAGGAAATGCATAAATTTGAGAAAGAGTCCAAACAAAAG GGGAAAGGATCATTTGCATATGCATGGGCACTAGATGCGAGTGGTGAAGAAAGGGAAAGAGGTATAACCATGACAGTGGCTGTCGCATATTTCGACTCAAAGAAATACCATGTTGTTGTGCTCGACTCTCCAGGACATAAAGATTTTGTTCCGAATATGATATCGGGTGCTACACAAGCAGATGCTGCTATTCTTGTTATAGATGCCTCTATTGGTTCATTTGAAGCCGGTATGGAAGGAAATGGAGGAGGGCAAACAAAGGAGCATGCACAACTTATTAGAAGTTTTGGCGTTGAACAGATCATTGTTGCTGTTAATAAAATGGATGTTGTGGAGTACTCCAAGGAAAGGTTTGATAACATAAAATTGCAACTCGGCACATTTCTCCGTTTGTGTGGGTTCAAGGAATCGTTGATGATGTGGATCCCTTTGAGTGCCATGGAAAATCAGAATTTGGTGGCTGCTGCATCTGATGCCCGTTTATCATCTTG GTATGAAGGACCACATTTGTTGGATGCCATCGATTCGTTGCAACCTCCTTTGAGGGATGTCTCAAAGCCACTTCGTATGCCCATATGTGATGTCATCAAGTCACATTCGTTGGGCCAGGTAGCAGTTAACGGTAAACTGGAGATGGGAGCTCTAAAAAATGGTTCTAAG GTTCTAGTATTGCCTTCAGGAGATTCAGCCACAGTGCGGTCCATTGAACGGGATTCTGGCACGTGCAGCATTGCAAGAGCAGGAGACAATATATCAGTCAGTTTGCAAGGCATTGATGGAAATTGCCTGATGACAGGTGGAGTGCTCTGTCACCCAGATTTCCCTGTGGCGATTGCGACATGTTTGGAGCTGAAGATCCTTATCTTGGATATTTCAATGCCAATCCTAGTTGGGTCTCAG GTGGAGTTTCACGTGCATCATGCAAAGGAGGCTGCGAAAGTGGTGAGGATATTGTCTCTGCTTGATCCAAAGACAGGCAAGGTCTCTAAAAAGGCACCGCGCTGTCTTCTAGCAAGACAGAGTGCAGTAATAGAG
- the LOC131242843 gene encoding uncharacterized protein LOC131242843 isoform X3: MPRKVYHGVDYDEEYDDYYDDYDYDYDVEVDEGETSQGDKAVAKSGLWRCSICTYDNDESLSSCDICGVFRDSSVNISNNGAEKKAPFKFDNLSPDDMVSAGKSSSMKASKAPFKFDNFSPHDMVSAGKNSSTKASKANTLQLPPSKVSSSTSEMKILPNDKMRGSSSALSTKARQPNQDESTGSAVNEDKPQALMSNLRNLNLDRNTGSSKSSTNTRRPTSHAQYKPEKWMLPIQEEKTLTQLSLAIVGHVDSGKSTLSGRLLHLMGRISQKEMHKFEKESKQKGKGSFAYAWALDASGEERERGITMTVAVAYFDSKKYHVVVLDSPGHKDFVPNMISGATQADAAILVIDASIGSFEAGMEGNGGGQTKEHAQLIRSFGVEQIIVAVNKMDVVEYSKERFDNIKLQLGTFLRLCGFKESLMMWIPLSAMENQNLVAAASDARLSSWYEGPHLLDAIDSLQPPLRDVSKPLRMPICDVIKSHSLGQVAVNGKLEMGALKNGSKVLVLPSGDSATVRSIERDSGTCSIARAGDNISVSLQGIDGNCLMTGGVLCHPDFPVAIATCLELKILILDISMPILVGSQVEFHVHHAKEAAKVVRILSLLDPKTGKVSKKAPRCLLARQSAVIEVALDRAVCVEEFSNCKALGRVFLRSSGKTVAVGIINRVIEQN, encoded by the exons ATGCCTCGCAAAGTATATCatggagttgattatgatgaagAATATGATGATTACTATGATGATTATGACTATGATTATGATGTAGAAGTAGATG AAGGGGAAACATCTCAGGGAGACAAGGCAGTTGCGAAGTCTGGGCTTTGGCGCTGCTCCATTTGTACATATGATAACGATGAAAGTTTGTCTTCATGTGATATATGTGGAGTTTTTCGGGATTCTTCCGTCAACATTTCCAATAATGGTGCTGAGAAAAAAG CCCCTTTCAAGTTTGATAACCTCTCTCCAGATGATATGGTTTCAGCTGGGAAGAGTTCCTCTATGAAGGCTTCAAAAG CCCCTTTCAAGTTTGATAACTTCTCTCCACATGATATGGTTTCAGCTGGGAAGAATTCTTCTACGAAAGCTTCAAAAG CCAACACTTTGCAGTTGCCACCTTCAAAAGTGTCTTCAAGCACCAGTGAGATGAAAATTCTCCCAAACGATAAAATGAGAGGGAGTTCGTCGGCCTTGTCGACTAAAGCTCGTCAACCTAATCAAGATGAGAGCACCGGTTCTGCTGTCAATGAGGACAAGCCACAGGCCCTGATGAGCAATTTACGCAATTTGAATTTGGATAGAAACACTGGATCTTCGAAAAGTTCTACAAATACTAGAAGACCGACGTCACATGCCCAGTATAAGCCAGAAAAATGGATGCTTCCCATTCAGGAAGAAAAAACCCTGACTCAACTAAGTCTTGCAATC GTTGGCCATGTTGATTCTGGAAAATCAACACTATCGGGGAGACTGCTACACCTTATGGGCCGGATTTCTCAGAAGGAAATGCATAAATTTGAGAAAGAGTCCAAACAAAAG GGGAAAGGATCATTTGCATATGCATGGGCACTAGATGCGAGTGGTGAAGAAAGGGAAAGAGGTATAACCATGACAGTGGCTGTCGCATATTTCGACTCAAAGAAATACCATGTTGTTGTGCTCGACTCTCCAGGACATAAAGATTTTGTTCCGAATATGATATCGGGTGCTACACAAGCAGATGCTGCTATTCTTGTTATAGATGCCTCTATTGGTTCATTTGAAGCCGGTATGGAAGGAAATGGAGGAGGGCAAACAAAGGAGCATGCACAACTTATTAGAAGTTTTGGCGTTGAACAGATCATTGTTGCTGTTAATAAAATGGATGTTGTGGAGTACTCCAAGGAAAGGTTTGATAACATAAAATTGCAACTCGGCACATTTCTCCGTTTGTGTGGGTTCAAGGAATCGTTGATGATGTGGATCCCTTTGAGTGCCATGGAAAATCAGAATTTGGTGGCTGCTGCATCTGATGCCCGTTTATCATCTTG GTATGAAGGACCACATTTGTTGGATGCCATCGATTCGTTGCAACCTCCTTTGAGGGATGTCTCAAAGCCACTTCGTATGCCCATATGTGATGTCATCAAGTCACATTCGTTGGGCCAGGTAGCAGTTAACGGTAAACTGGAGATGGGAGCTCTAAAAAATGGTTCTAAG GTTCTAGTATTGCCTTCAGGAGATTCAGCCACAGTGCGGTCCATTGAACGGGATTCTGGCACGTGCAGCATTGCAAGAGCAGGAGACAATATATCAGTCAGTTTGCAAGGCATTGATGGAAATTGCCTGATGACAGGTGGAGTGCTCTGTCACCCAGATTTCCCTGTGGCGATTGCGACATGTTTGGAGCTGAAGATCCTTATCTTGGATATTTCAATGCCAATCCTAGTTGGGTCTCAG GTGGAGTTTCACGTGCATCATGCAAAGGAGGCTGCGAAAGTGGTGAGGATATTGTCTCTGCTTGATCCAAAGACAGGCAAGGTCTCTAAAAAGGCACCGCGCTGTCTTCTAGCAAGACAGAGTGCAGTAATAGAG
- the LOC131242843 gene encoding uncharacterized protein LOC131242843 isoform X2: protein MPRKVYHGVDYDEEYDDYYDDYDYDYDVEVDEGETSQGDKAVAKSGLWRCSICTYDNDESLSSCDICGVFRDSSVNISNNGAEKKVDGMCKDSGVSVMAKSLFASSPRGTPKMDIIFQQLSYDFLSKGTNNSHGFGNIRGHFNDFQKAFMAPYCSHSRDIAPFKFDNLSPDDMVSAGKSSSMKASKANTLQLPPSKVSSSTSEMKILPNDKMRGSSSALSTKARQPNQDESTGSAVNEDKPQALMSNLRNLNLDRNTGSSKSSTNTRRPTSHAQYKPEKWMLPIQEEKTLTQLSLAIVGHVDSGKSTLSGRLLHLMGRISQKEMHKFEKESKQKGKGSFAYAWALDASGEERERGITMTVAVAYFDSKKYHVVVLDSPGHKDFVPNMISGATQADAAILVIDASIGSFEAGMEGNGGGQTKEHAQLIRSFGVEQIIVAVNKMDVVEYSKERFDNIKLQLGTFLRLCGFKESLMMWIPLSAMENQNLVAAASDARLSSWYEGPHLLDAIDSLQPPLRDVSKPLRMPICDVIKSHSLGQVAVNGKLEMGALKNGSKVLVLPSGDSATVRSIERDSGTCSIARAGDNISVSLQGIDGNCLMTGGVLCHPDFPVAIATCLELKILILDISMPILVGSQVEFHVHHAKEAAKVVRILSLLDPKTGKVSKKAPRCLLARQSAVIEVALDRAVCVEEFSNCKALGRVFLRSSGKTVAVGIINRVIEQN from the exons ATGCCTCGCAAAGTATATCatggagttgattatgatgaagAATATGATGATTACTATGATGATTATGACTATGATTATGATGTAGAAGTAGATG AAGGGGAAACATCTCAGGGAGACAAGGCAGTTGCGAAGTCTGGGCTTTGGCGCTGCTCCATTTGTACATATGATAACGATGAAAGTTTGTCTTCATGTGATATATGTGGAGTTTTTCGGGATTCTTCCGTCAACATTTCCAATAATGGTGCTGAGAAAAAAG TTGATGGCATGTGCAAAGATTCTGGAGTATCGGTTATGGCCAAGTCTCTTTTTGCATCATCGCCTCGTGGAACGCCCAAAATGGATATAATCTTTCAGCAGCTAAGTTATGATTTTCTCAGTAAAGGGACCAATAACTCCCATGGGTTTGGAAATATTCGTGGACATTTTAATGATTTCCagaaagcttttatggctcctTACTGCAGTCACTCTAGAGATATAG CCCCTTTCAAGTTTGATAACCTCTCTCCAGATGATATGGTTTCAGCTGGGAAGAGTTCCTCTATGAAGGCTTCAAAAG CCAACACTTTGCAGTTGCCACCTTCAAAAGTGTCTTCAAGCACCAGTGAGATGAAAATTCTCCCAAACGATAAAATGAGAGGGAGTTCGTCGGCCTTGTCGACTAAAGCTCGTCAACCTAATCAAGATGAGAGCACCGGTTCTGCTGTCAATGAGGACAAGCCACAGGCCCTGATGAGCAATTTACGCAATTTGAATTTGGATAGAAACACTGGATCTTCGAAAAGTTCTACAAATACTAGAAGACCGACGTCACATGCCCAGTATAAGCCAGAAAAATGGATGCTTCCCATTCAGGAAGAAAAAACCCTGACTCAACTAAGTCTTGCAATC GTTGGCCATGTTGATTCTGGAAAATCAACACTATCGGGGAGACTGCTACACCTTATGGGCCGGATTTCTCAGAAGGAAATGCATAAATTTGAGAAAGAGTCCAAACAAAAG GGGAAAGGATCATTTGCATATGCATGGGCACTAGATGCGAGTGGTGAAGAAAGGGAAAGAGGTATAACCATGACAGTGGCTGTCGCATATTTCGACTCAAAGAAATACCATGTTGTTGTGCTCGACTCTCCAGGACATAAAGATTTTGTTCCGAATATGATATCGGGTGCTACACAAGCAGATGCTGCTATTCTTGTTATAGATGCCTCTATTGGTTCATTTGAAGCCGGTATGGAAGGAAATGGAGGAGGGCAAACAAAGGAGCATGCACAACTTATTAGAAGTTTTGGCGTTGAACAGATCATTGTTGCTGTTAATAAAATGGATGTTGTGGAGTACTCCAAGGAAAGGTTTGATAACATAAAATTGCAACTCGGCACATTTCTCCGTTTGTGTGGGTTCAAGGAATCGTTGATGATGTGGATCCCTTTGAGTGCCATGGAAAATCAGAATTTGGTGGCTGCTGCATCTGATGCCCGTTTATCATCTTG GTATGAAGGACCACATTTGTTGGATGCCATCGATTCGTTGCAACCTCCTTTGAGGGATGTCTCAAAGCCACTTCGTATGCCCATATGTGATGTCATCAAGTCACATTCGTTGGGCCAGGTAGCAGTTAACGGTAAACTGGAGATGGGAGCTCTAAAAAATGGTTCTAAG GTTCTAGTATTGCCTTCAGGAGATTCAGCCACAGTGCGGTCCATTGAACGGGATTCTGGCACGTGCAGCATTGCAAGAGCAGGAGACAATATATCAGTCAGTTTGCAAGGCATTGATGGAAATTGCCTGATGACAGGTGGAGTGCTCTGTCACCCAGATTTCCCTGTGGCGATTGCGACATGTTTGGAGCTGAAGATCCTTATCTTGGATATTTCAATGCCAATCCTAGTTGGGTCTCAG GTGGAGTTTCACGTGCATCATGCAAAGGAGGCTGCGAAAGTGGTGAGGATATTGTCTCTGCTTGATCCAAAGACAGGCAAGGTCTCTAAAAAGGCACCGCGCTGTCTTCTAGCAAGACAGAGTGCAGTAATAGAG
- the LOC131242843 gene encoding uncharacterized protein LOC131242843 isoform X1 produces MPRKVYHGVDYDEEYDDYYDDYDYDYDVEVDEGETSQGDKAVAKSGLWRCSICTYDNDESLSSCDICGVFRDSSVNISNNGAEKKVDGMCKDSGVSVMAKSLFASSPRGTPKMDIIFQQLSYDFLSKGTNNSHGFGNIRGHFNDFQKAFMAPYCSHSRDIAPFKFDNLSPDDMVSAGKSSSMKASKAPFKFDNFSPHDMVSAGKNSSTKASKANTLQLPPSKVSSSTSEMKILPNDKMRGSSSALSTKARQPNQDESTGSAVNEDKPQALMSNLRNLNLDRNTGSSKSSTNTRRPTSHAQYKPEKWMLPIQEEKTLTQLSLAIVGHVDSGKSTLSGRLLHLMGRISQKEMHKFEKESKQKGKGSFAYAWALDASGEERERGITMTVAVAYFDSKKYHVVVLDSPGHKDFVPNMISGATQADAAILVIDASIGSFEAGMEGNGGGQTKEHAQLIRSFGVEQIIVAVNKMDVVEYSKERFDNIKLQLGTFLRLCGFKESLMMWIPLSAMENQNLVAAASDARLSSWYEGPHLLDAIDSLQPPLRDVSKPLRMPICDVIKSHSLGQVAVNGKLEMGALKNGSKVLVLPSGDSATVRSIERDSGTCSIARAGDNISVSLQGIDGNCLMTGGVLCHPDFPVAIATCLELKILILDISMPILVGSQVEFHVHHAKEAAKVVRILSLLDPKTGKVSKKAPRCLLARQSAVIEVALDRAVCVEEFSNCKALGRVFLRSSGKTVAVGIINRVIEQN; encoded by the exons ATGCCTCGCAAAGTATATCatggagttgattatgatgaagAATATGATGATTACTATGATGATTATGACTATGATTATGATGTAGAAGTAGATG AAGGGGAAACATCTCAGGGAGACAAGGCAGTTGCGAAGTCTGGGCTTTGGCGCTGCTCCATTTGTACATATGATAACGATGAAAGTTTGTCTTCATGTGATATATGTGGAGTTTTTCGGGATTCTTCCGTCAACATTTCCAATAATGGTGCTGAGAAAAAAG TTGATGGCATGTGCAAAGATTCTGGAGTATCGGTTATGGCCAAGTCTCTTTTTGCATCATCGCCTCGTGGAACGCCCAAAATGGATATAATCTTTCAGCAGCTAAGTTATGATTTTCTCAGTAAAGGGACCAATAACTCCCATGGGTTTGGAAATATTCGTGGACATTTTAATGATTTCCagaaagcttttatggctcctTACTGCAGTCACTCTAGAGATATAG CCCCTTTCAAGTTTGATAACCTCTCTCCAGATGATATGGTTTCAGCTGGGAAGAGTTCCTCTATGAAGGCTTCAAAAG CCCCTTTCAAGTTTGATAACTTCTCTCCACATGATATGGTTTCAGCTGGGAAGAATTCTTCTACGAAAGCTTCAAAAG CCAACACTTTGCAGTTGCCACCTTCAAAAGTGTCTTCAAGCACCAGTGAGATGAAAATTCTCCCAAACGATAAAATGAGAGGGAGTTCGTCGGCCTTGTCGACTAAAGCTCGTCAACCTAATCAAGATGAGAGCACCGGTTCTGCTGTCAATGAGGACAAGCCACAGGCCCTGATGAGCAATTTACGCAATTTGAATTTGGATAGAAACACTGGATCTTCGAAAAGTTCTACAAATACTAGAAGACCGACGTCACATGCCCAGTATAAGCCAGAAAAATGGATGCTTCCCATTCAGGAAGAAAAAACCCTGACTCAACTAAGTCTTGCAATC GTTGGCCATGTTGATTCTGGAAAATCAACACTATCGGGGAGACTGCTACACCTTATGGGCCGGATTTCTCAGAAGGAAATGCATAAATTTGAGAAAGAGTCCAAACAAAAG GGGAAAGGATCATTTGCATATGCATGGGCACTAGATGCGAGTGGTGAAGAAAGGGAAAGAGGTATAACCATGACAGTGGCTGTCGCATATTTCGACTCAAAGAAATACCATGTTGTTGTGCTCGACTCTCCAGGACATAAAGATTTTGTTCCGAATATGATATCGGGTGCTACACAAGCAGATGCTGCTATTCTTGTTATAGATGCCTCTATTGGTTCATTTGAAGCCGGTATGGAAGGAAATGGAGGAGGGCAAACAAAGGAGCATGCACAACTTATTAGAAGTTTTGGCGTTGAACAGATCATTGTTGCTGTTAATAAAATGGATGTTGTGGAGTACTCCAAGGAAAGGTTTGATAACATAAAATTGCAACTCGGCACATTTCTCCGTTTGTGTGGGTTCAAGGAATCGTTGATGATGTGGATCCCTTTGAGTGCCATGGAAAATCAGAATTTGGTGGCTGCTGCATCTGATGCCCGTTTATCATCTTG GTATGAAGGACCACATTTGTTGGATGCCATCGATTCGTTGCAACCTCCTTTGAGGGATGTCTCAAAGCCACTTCGTATGCCCATATGTGATGTCATCAAGTCACATTCGTTGGGCCAGGTAGCAGTTAACGGTAAACTGGAGATGGGAGCTCTAAAAAATGGTTCTAAG GTTCTAGTATTGCCTTCAGGAGATTCAGCCACAGTGCGGTCCATTGAACGGGATTCTGGCACGTGCAGCATTGCAAGAGCAGGAGACAATATATCAGTCAGTTTGCAAGGCATTGATGGAAATTGCCTGATGACAGGTGGAGTGCTCTGTCACCCAGATTTCCCTGTGGCGATTGCGACATGTTTGGAGCTGAAGATCCTTATCTTGGATATTTCAATGCCAATCCTAGTTGGGTCTCAG GTGGAGTTTCACGTGCATCATGCAAAGGAGGCTGCGAAAGTGGTGAGGATATTGTCTCTGCTTGATCCAAAGACAGGCAAGGTCTCTAAAAAGGCACCGCGCTGTCTTCTAGCAAGACAGAGTGCAGTAATAGAG